The Vibrio tarriae genome includes a window with the following:
- the aceF gene encoding pyruvate dehydrogenase complex dihydrolipoyllysine-residue acetyltransferase, which produces MAIEIYVPDIGADEVEVTEILVKVGDKVAEEQSLITVEGDKASMEVPASQAGIVKEIKVVAGDKVSTGSLIMVFEAEGAAAAAPAPAPQAAAPVAAAPAAAALKEVQVPDIGGDEVEVTEIMVKVGDVVAEEQSLITVEGDKASMEVPAPFAGTVKEIKIAAGDKVSTGSLIMVFEVAGAAPVAAPVQAAAPATAAAPAVAALKEVQVPDIGGDEVTVTEIMVNVGDSISEEQSLITVEGDKASMEVPAPFAGTLKEIKVAAGDKVKTGSLIMVFEVAGAAPVAALVQASAPAAAPAQAAAPAAAAPAASGEFQENHEYSHASPVVRRLAREFGVNLAKVKGSGRKNRILKEDVQNYVKEALKRLESGAQAAASGKGDGAALGLLPWPKVDFSKFGDTEVQPLSRIKKISGANLHRNWVMIPHVTQWDNADITELEKFRQEQNAMEAKRDTGMKITPLVFIMKAAAKALEAFPAFNSSLSDDGESLILKKYVNIGIAVDTPNGLVVPVFKDVNKKGIYELSKELAEVSKKARGGKLTAADMQGGCFTISSLGGIGGTAFTPIVNAPEVAILGVSKSEMKPVWNGKEFAPRLQLPLSLSYDHRVIDGAEGARFITYLNECLSDIRRLVL; this is translated from the coding sequence ATGGCAATCGAAATTTATGTACCTGACATCGGTGCGGATGAGGTTGAAGTCACTGAGATTCTCGTCAAAGTAGGCGACAAAGTGGCTGAAGAGCAATCTCTGATCACGGTTGAAGGCGACAAAGCTTCTATGGAAGTTCCTGCGTCTCAAGCGGGTATCGTTAAAGAGATCAAAGTAGTGGCAGGTGACAAAGTGTCTACTGGCTCTCTGATCATGGTCTTTGAAGCGGAAGGTGCAGCAGCGGCTGCACCAGCTCCTGCGCCTCAAGCGGCGGCACCTGTTGCTGCGGCTCCAGCGGCCGCTGCACTGAAAGAAGTGCAAGTACCAGACATTGGCGGTGATGAAGTTGAAGTGACTGAAATCATGGTCAAAGTTGGCGATGTGGTTGCTGAAGAGCAATCTCTGATCACCGTTGAAGGCGACAAAGCGTCAATGGAAGTTCCTGCACCTTTCGCAGGTACGGTTAAAGAGATCAAAATCGCCGCGGGCGACAAAGTCTCCACTGGTTCACTGATCATGGTGTTTGAAGTAGCAGGCGCTGCGCCAGTTGCAGCACCAGTTCAAGCGGCGGCACCAGCGACAGCCGCTGCGCCAGCCGTTGCAGCACTGAAAGAAGTTCAAGTACCTGATATCGGCGGTGACGAAGTGACCGTAACGGAAATCATGGTTAACGTGGGCGACAGCATCAGCGAAGAGCAATCTCTGATCACCGTAGAAGGCGATAAGGCTTCTATGGAAGTACCTGCACCTTTTGCCGGAACTCTGAAAGAGATCAAAGTGGCTGCAGGCGATAAAGTGAAAACTGGTTCGCTGATCATGGTGTTTGAAGTCGCTGGCGCAGCGCCAGTCGCGGCACTAGTTCAAGCTTCTGCACCAGCGGCAGCACCTGCTCAAGCAGCAGCGCCTGCGGCGGCTGCACCAGCAGCCAGTGGCGAATTCCAAGAAAACCATGAGTACTCACACGCTTCTCCAGTCGTGCGTCGTCTGGCTCGTGAATTTGGCGTTAACCTAGCCAAAGTCAAAGGTTCTGGCCGTAAGAACCGTATCCTGAAAGAAGACGTACAGAACTACGTGAAAGAAGCTCTGAAACGTCTGGAATCTGGCGCGCAAGCGGCGGCTTCAGGTAAAGGTGATGGCGCAGCGCTGGGCTTACTGCCTTGGCCAAAAGTGGACTTCAGCAAGTTCGGTGATACCGAAGTGCAACCATTGTCTCGCATCAAGAAAATCTCGGGTGCTAACCTGCACCGTAACTGGGTGATGATCCCGCACGTGACCCAATGGGACAATGCAGACATCACTGAGCTAGAGAAATTCCGTCAAGAGCAAAACGCGATGGAAGCGAAGCGCGACACAGGTATGAAGATCACTCCGCTGGTGTTCATTATGAAAGCCGCTGCGAAAGCGCTGGAAGCTTTTCCTGCGTTCAACTCTTCTCTGTCTGACGATGGCGAAAGCTTGATCCTGAAGAAATACGTGAACATCGGTATCGCAGTGGATACACCAAATGGTCTGGTGGTTCCTGTGTTTAAAGATGTGAACAAGAAAGGCATCTACGAGCTGTCAAAAGAGCTGGCTGAAGTCTCGAAGAAAGCCCGTGGCGGTAAGCTGACTGCTGCTGACATGCAAGGTGGCTGTTTCACTATCTCTAGCCTAGGTGGCATTGGCGGTACAGCGTTTACCCCAATCGTTAACGCACCTGAAGTGGCTATTTTGGGTGTGTCTAAGTCTGAGATGAAGCCAGTGTGGAACGGCAAAGAGTTCGCGCCACGTCTGCAACTGCCACTGTCACTGTCTTACGATCACCGCGTGATCGACGGTGCAGAAGGTGCACGCTTCATTACTTACCTGAACGAGTGTCTAAGCGACATCCGTCGTCTGGTACTGTAA